The genomic window CCCTACGCGGATCCCGCCACGGCCCGCCATGCGTTCCAGGACGACGCCATCCGCACCCACCAGGACGCTCTCGCCGCCCAGCTGGCCCGGGCGCGCGCGAACCATCCCGCGGGCCGCCGCTTCGTGGCCGTGGCGCATGCTTTCGTCGCGGGGGGCGAGGGCTCTGATTCGGAACTGGGCCTGGCCGTCGGCGGCACGGGCGAAGTGGACGCGGCCCTGTTCAAGGCCTGCGATTACGCCGCCCTGGGCCATCTGCACCGACCCCAGGAGGCGGGCTACGCCCAGGTGCGCTATGCCGGCAGCCTCTTGAAATACAGTGCTTCCGAGGCGGGCCATGTGAAGGCCCTCACCCTGGTGGAGCTGCCGGATCACGGCCCGGTCCGCACCGAGCCCCTCCCCTTCAGCCCCCGCCGCGACCTCCGCCGGCTGCGGGGCCGCTTCGAGGATCTGATGCGCGGCCCCCATGGCGAGGCCGGGGACTATTTATTCCTGGAACTGCTGGATGAGGGCCCGGTGCTGGATGCCATGGCCCGCCTGCGCCAGATCTACCCCAACATCCTCGGCATCCAGCCCGCCCCGGCCACCCCGGCACTGCC from Geothrix sp. includes these protein-coding regions:
- a CDS encoding exonuclease SbcCD subunit D — its product is MRFLHTSDWHLGKTLCNANLLDDQAHALDQVAAMVKETRAEALVVAGDLYDRAVPPKEAVALLDDALDRLVRGLGVPVLIIAGNHDSPERLGFASGFLETQGLHVAGPLGAGASPVLIGNAAFHLMPYADPATARHAFQDDAIRTHQDALAAQLARARANHPAGRRFVAVAHAFVAGGEGSDSELGLAVGGTGEVDAALFKACDYAALGHLHRPQEAGYAQVRYAGSLLKYSASEAGHVKALTLVELPDHGPVRTEPLPFSPRRDLRRLRGRFEDLMRGPHGEAGDYLFLELLDEGPVLDAMARLRQIYPNILGIQPAPATPALPQEVVPSVDRELDPAALFETFFRDSAGRDMDEAERALFQEVAGRALSGEAAE